One part of the Armatimonadota bacterium genome encodes these proteins:
- the secY gene encoding preprotein translocase subunit SecY codes for MQYVLFALALQVVAIHVPVPGISGREMDALLTGKLRGALGLLDLFSGGALKNFSVTAMGILPYINASIVMQLLTVAVPSLEKMAKEGGESGRKEINKYTRMLTLALAIFQGTLLCVTLRSQGGLFVGISGFMLYLKMFQIVLAITAGTAFLLWLGESITEKGIGNGVSIIIFGNIMVRLPSNFGELWALYVGGTVSILQIAALVVTFVAVTAIVVAMVQAVRKVPVQHARRVVGGGKVTAGGSTFLPFKVNSSGVMPIIFAMALLALPATLGGVAPGKAGEFFATVARDLQPGLTVTGILACLVYTIVIMGFTYFYTAVMMNIPEMSDNLKKWNAFIPGIRPGKDTTAYLDRVMTRITLAGAIFLSGIALVQYLAPAVLRIPSGAFSLYGGTSLLIVVGVALETMQAIEAQLMMRHYEGFIK; via the coding sequence ATGCAGTATGTCCTCTTCGCCCTGGCTCTGCAGGTTGTGGCCATCCATGTTCCCGTGCCCGGAATTTCCGGCCGCGAGATGGATGCGCTGCTGACCGGGAAGCTCAGGGGCGCTTTAGGCCTGCTGGACTTGTTCAGCGGCGGCGCCCTGAAGAACTTCAGCGTCACGGCGATGGGCATCCTGCCTTACATCAACGCGTCAATCGTCATGCAACTGCTCACCGTTGCCGTTCCTTCCCTCGAGAAAATGGCGAAGGAAGGCGGCGAGAGCGGCCGCAAAGAGATCAACAAGTATACGCGGATGCTCACGCTCGCCCTGGCGATATTCCAGGGCACGCTGCTGTGCGTAACACTGCGCAGCCAGGGTGGACTGTTCGTGGGCATCTCCGGCTTTATGCTCTACCTCAAGATGTTCCAGATCGTACTGGCTATCACCGCAGGCACGGCTTTCCTGTTGTGGCTGGGTGAGAGCATCACCGAAAAGGGCATCGGGAACGGCGTTTCCATCATCATCTTCGGCAACATCATGGTTCGCCTTCCCAGCAACTTCGGAGAGCTCTGGGCGTTGTACGTTGGTGGAACCGTGAGCATCCTTCAGATAGCCGCCCTTGTGGTGACGTTTGTTGCGGTGACGGCGATCGTGGTGGCGATGGTGCAGGCGGTTCGCAAGGTACCCGTGCAGCACGCTCGGCGCGTGGTCGGGGGCGGCAAGGTCACGGCGGGCGGAAGTACTTTCCTCCCGTTCAAAGTCAATTCCTCCGGCGTTATGCCCATCATCTTCGCCATGGCGCTCTTGGCGCTTCCGGCGACGCTGGGTGGCGTTGCCCCGGGTAAAGCGGGCGAGTTCTTCGCAACCGTGGCGAGGGATCTGCAACCGGGACTCACTGTTACGGGCATCCTGGCGTGTCTGGTCTACACGATCGTCATCATGGGCTTCACCTATTTCTATACGGCCGTCATGATGAACATCCCTGAGATGAGCGACAACCTGAAGAAGTGGAACGCCTTCATCCCGGGCATCAGGCCGGGGAAGGATACCACCGCCTATCTGGACCGGGTGATGACGCGCATCACACTCGCCGGGGCCATCTTCCTTTCCGGTATCGCCCTGGTTCAGTACCTGGCGCCGGCTGTCCTTCGTATTCCCTCGGGCGCGTTCAGCCTTTACGGCGGAACCTCGCTGCTCATCGTCGTTGGCGTCGCGTTGGAAACAATGCAGGCCATCGAAGCGCAGTTGATGATGCGTCACTACGAGGGATTCATCAAGTAG
- the rpsM gene encoding 30S ribosomal protein S13 yields the protein MARLAGVDLPRDKRVEIALTYIFGIGPTSAQKIVVAASVNPDTRVRDLTEAEVARIREVLERDYRVEGDLRRQVAMSIRRLQEIGCYRGIRHRRGLPVRGQRTKTNARTRKGPKRTVAGKKKAGKK from the coding sequence ATGGCTCGTTTGGCTGGCGTGGACCTGCCCCGCGACAAGCGGGTGGAAATCGCGCTTACATACATTTTTGGAATCGGCCCAACCAGCGCTCAGAAGATCGTGGTTGCGGCAAGCGTGAACCCCGATACCCGTGTACGGGACCTCACCGAGGCGGAAGTCGCCCGGATCCGTGAGGTGCTGGAGCGCGATTACCGCGTTGAAGGAGATCTGCGCCGTCAGGTTGCGATGAGCATCCGCCGGCTGCAAGAGATCGGCTGTTACCGTGGCATACGCCATCGCCGCGGCCTTCCGGTTCGCGGACAGCGCACGAAGACGAACGCTCGCACCCGAAAGGGTCCGAAGCGCACAGTGGCCGGAAAGAAGAAGGCCGGCAAGAAGTAA
- the rpmD gene encoding 50S ribosomal protein L30, giving the protein MPKLRVTLTRSPIGYEKSQRATAEALGLRKLQHSNILPDSQAVRGAVRKIRHLVVVEEVED; this is encoded by the coding sequence ATGCCTAAGCTGAGAGTTACGCTCACCCGGAGCCCCATCGGTTACGAAAAGAGCCAGCGCGCCACTGCGGAAGCGCTCGGCCTGCGCAAGTTGCAGCACAGCAATATCCTTCCGGACAGCCAGGCTGTGCGCGGTGCTGTGCGCAAGATCCGCCACCTGGTTGTGGTGGAAGAGGTCGAAGACTAA
- the map gene encoding type I methionyl aminopeptidase, with protein MFRRTRQAVHIILKTDEEVEKIAKAGRVVARVLQEMAWAAKPGVTTMELEAIATRIAAEMGATASFLGYRGFPAAICASVNEQVIHGIPNRIPLREGDLVGLDYGACLNGYHADSALTVPVGEVSDEARRLLKVTEDALWLGVRMVRPGVNLGDIGRAIQRHCERHGFSVVREMVGHGIGRDLHEEPEVPNYGKSGTGVTLKRGMTFCIEPMINAGRRDIATLSDEWTIVTQDGKPSAHFEHTLAVTPSGVRVLTLREGQSL; from the coding sequence ATGTTCAGGCGTACTCGGCAAGCAGTCCATATCATCCTTAAAACGGATGAAGAGGTGGAAAAGATCGCGAAAGCGGGCCGCGTGGTCGCCCGTGTACTCCAGGAGATGGCCTGGGCCGCGAAGCCCGGGGTCACCACGATGGAGCTGGAAGCCATCGCAACGCGGATCGCGGCGGAAATGGGCGCCACGGCGTCGTTCCTGGGTTACCGCGGATTTCCGGCGGCGATCTGCGCCTCCGTGAACGAGCAGGTTATTCACGGGATACCGAACCGGATCCCACTGAGAGAAGGCGATCTGGTCGGGCTGGACTATGGCGCCTGCCTGAACGGATATCACGCGGATTCGGCTCTGACCGTGCCGGTGGGCGAGGTGTCTGACGAGGCCAGGCGGCTCCTGAAGGTCACGGAAGATGCATTGTGGCTTGGCGTGCGCATGGTGCGCCCCGGAGTGAACCTGGGCGATATCGGCCGGGCCATTCAGAGGCATTGCGAGCGTCACGGCTTTTCCGTGGTGCGTGAGATGGTGGGGCACGGCATCGGGCGGGATCTCCACGAAGAGCCCGAGGTGCCAAATTATGGCAAAAGCGGTACAGGCGTTACACTCAAGCGCGGGATGACCTTCTGTATCGAGCCGATGATAAACGCCGGCCGCCGGGACATCGCCACATTGTCGGACGAGTGGACGATCGTGACGCAGGACGGGAAACCGTCCGCGCACTTCGAGCACACTCTGGCGGTTACCCCGAGTGGGGTGCGTGTGTTGACGCTGCGAGAGGGCCAGTCGCTCTAG
- the rplR gene encoding 50S ribosomal protein L18 yields MAKTRREARAQRHMRVRKNVSGTPAKPRLCVFRSNVHIYAQLVDDSTGTTITAAGSVEKALREDLKGNGGTVEAAKKVGALLAKRAGEKGIEVAVFDRAGYLYHGRVAALADAAREAGLKC; encoded by the coding sequence ATGGCAAAGACGAGACGCGAAGCGCGCGCCCAACGCCATATGCGGGTGCGCAAGAACGTGAGCGGCACGCCCGCCAAGCCCCGCCTGTGCGTGTTCCGGAGCAACGTGCATATCTATGCGCAGTTGGTCGATGACAGCACCGGCACCACCATCACGGCCGCCGGGTCCGTCGAGAAGGCCCTTCGCGAAGATCTGAAGGGCAATGGCGGCACCGTGGAAGCAGCGAAGAAGGTGGGAGCCCTGCTGGCGAAGCGCGCCGGTGAAAAGGGAATTGAGGTTGCGGTGTTTGACCGCGCCGGCTATCTCTACCACGGTCGCGTCGCCGCTCTGGCAGACGCCGCCCGTGAAGCCGGGCTGAAGTGCTAG
- a CDS encoding adenylate kinase has product MQLILLGAPGSGKGTQAKLIVQQHGWLHLSTGDVLRKNVADGTPLGAKAKPLMESGQYVPDDLINAMVEDQLDRPEGRGGVVFDGYPRTINQAQALDALLERKGRPVQLVLHLEINPEALIARLSGRRVCTGCGAPYHTVSMPPLKEGVCDACGSPLMQRKDDSEETVRTRLEVYQKQTAPLLDYYAAQGKLRAVDAAEGVEKTFEGIQAVLAG; this is encoded by the coding sequence GTGCAACTGATTTTACTGGGCGCGCCCGGTTCCGGCAAGGGGACGCAGGCCAAACTTATCGTTCAACAGCACGGCTGGCTTCACCTGTCCACCGGCGATGTACTCCGCAAGAATGTTGCGGACGGCACGCCCCTCGGCGCCAAGGCGAAGCCGCTGATGGAAAGCGGGCAGTACGTGCCGGACGATCTGATCAACGCGATGGTTGAGGATCAACTGGACCGTCCGGAAGGCCGTGGCGGAGTGGTATTCGACGGCTACCCGCGGACGATCAACCAGGCACAGGCACTTGACGCTTTGCTGGAACGCAAAGGGCGCCCCGTGCAATTGGTGCTGCATCTGGAGATAAACCCGGAGGCTCTGATCGCCCGGTTGTCCGGCCGGCGGGTGTGCACGGGCTGTGGGGCGCCATACCACACGGTGAGCATGCCGCCCTTGAAGGAAGGCGTCTGTGATGCGTGCGGTTCGCCGTTGATGCAGCGCAAGGACGACTCTGAAGAGACGGTTCGCACGCGGCTGGAGGTATATCAGAAGCAGACAGCTCCGCTCCTGGATTACTACGCCGCGCAGGGCAAGCTGCGCGCTGTTGACGCCGCAGAAGGCGTTGAGAAGACTTTCGAGGGGATCCAGGCCGTTCTGGCCGGTTGA
- the rplO gene encoding 50S ribosomal protein L15 — protein sequence MNLHELAPAPGAKKKRTRVGRGISAGQGRTAGRGEKGQKKYANIAPWFEGGQTPLHRRLPRKRGFNNKWRIEYAVVNVAALEEKYEAGAVVTIDSLVDNGLVREAMLVKVLGNGDITKALTVQAHAFSKSASEKLSAAGGAAEVI from the coding sequence ATGAACCTTCATGAACTCGCGCCCGCTCCGGGCGCAAAGAAGAAACGCACACGCGTTGGCCGTGGCATCAGCGCCGGCCAGGGCCGGACGGCTGGCCGCGGCGAAAAGGGCCAGAAGAAATACGCCAATATTGCGCCGTGGTTCGAAGGCGGCCAGACGCCGTTGCATCGCCGCTTGCCTCGCAAGCGCGGATTCAACAATAAATGGCGGATCGAATATGCAGTCGTCAACGTGGCGGCTCTGGAAGAGAAGTATGAGGCCGGCGCTGTCGTGACCATTGATTCCCTGGTGGACAATGGCCTGGTTCGCGAAGCGATGCTCGTCAAGGTCCTCGGCAATGGCGACATTACCAAGGCGCTGACCGTGCAGGCCCATGCCTTCAGCAAGAGCGCAAGCGAGAAGTTGAGCGCCGCAGGTGGGGCGGCGGAGGTCATCTAA
- the infA gene encoding translation initiation factor IF-1 has product MEVEGVVQETLPNAMFRVELESGITVLAHVSGKIRMNWVRILPGDRVRVELSPYDLTRGRITWRYK; this is encoded by the coding sequence ATTGAGGTTGAGGGTGTTGTGCAGGAAACGCTGCCCAACGCCATGTTCCGTGTGGAACTGGAGAGCGGCATCACCGTGCTGGCCCACGTGTCCGGAAAAATCCGGATGAACTGGGTGCGCATCCTGCCAGGTGACCGGGTTCGCGTGGAGTTGTCACCGTATGACCTCACCCGCGGCCGCATCACGTGGCGATACAAGTAG
- the rpsE gene encoding 30S ribosomal protein S5 — MRPSQNRERRPQQQTNESGLEERIIRTNKVQKTHKGGRTLSWSVLIVVGDKNGSVGVGLGKALSIPDAIRKGVETAKKALMVVPMVGTTLPHEITVDFGASRVMLKPAAPGTGVVAGGAVRAILEAAGVKDVLAKSLGSNNPVNNAWATIKALSQLQTVEQTMARRGVGLDSLSVRPEVRAAAAGRIQNA, encoded by the coding sequence ATGAGACCTAGTCAAAATAGAGAACGCCGGCCGCAGCAGCAGACGAACGAGTCGGGCCTTGAAGAGCGTATCATCCGCACCAACAAGGTGCAGAAGACACACAAGGGCGGCCGCACCCTCTCCTGGAGCGTATTGATCGTCGTCGGCGACAAGAACGGCAGCGTGGGCGTCGGCCTCGGCAAGGCGCTCTCGATCCCGGACGCTATCCGCAAGGGAGTTGAGACCGCCAAGAAAGCCCTGATGGTCGTGCCGATGGTTGGGACAACCCTGCCGCACGAAATCACCGTGGACTTCGGCGCCAGCCGCGTGATGCTCAAGCCTGCCGCGCCCGGTACGGGCGTGGTGGCGGGCGGCGCCGTCCGCGCCATCCTGGAAGCCGCGGGCGTGAAAGACGTCCTGGCCAAGTCGCTGGGTTCAAACAACCCGGTGAACAACGCCTGGGCAACGATCAAAGCGCTCTCCCAACTCCAGACGGTAGAGCAGACGATGGCCCGCCGCGGCGTTGGCCTGGACAGCCTGAGCGTTCGCCCCGAAGTCCGGGCGGCCGCCGCTGGGAGGATTCAAAATGCCTAA
- the rpsK gene encoding 30S ribosomal protein S11, protein MARKPATTSSRGGRPKVSKNIPVGVVHIQSTFNNTIVSIADTRGEVISWASCGTVGFKGTKKGTPFAAQMAAENAARRAMEHGLRQVDVHVKGPGSGRETAIRSLQTVGLQVMTIRDVTPIPHNGCRPPKRRRV, encoded by the coding sequence ATGGCAAGAAAACCAGCGACTACGTCGTCCCGTGGCGGGCGGCCGAAAGTCAGCAAGAACATACCGGTTGGCGTGGTGCATATCCAGTCCACGTTTAACAACACGATCGTCTCGATCGCGGACACCCGCGGCGAGGTGATCTCATGGGCCAGCTGTGGAACGGTGGGCTTCAAGGGTACCAAGAAGGGTACGCCGTTCGCGGCTCAGATGGCCGCGGAAAACGCCGCCCGCCGCGCGATGGAGCACGGCCTGCGCCAGGTTGACGTGCACGTGAAGGGACCGGGCAGCGGCCGTGAGACCGCCATCCGCAGCCTGCAGACCGTTGGGCTCCAGGTGATGACCATCCGGGACGTCACCCCGATTCCGCACAACGGCTGCCGCCCGCCGAAACGGCGACGCGTCTAG
- the rpmJ gene encoding 50S ribosomal protein L36, giving the protein MKVRASVKKMCEKCKVIRREGVVRVICAKNPKHKQRQG; this is encoded by the coding sequence ATGAAGGTTAGAGCAAGCGTAAAGAAGATGTGCGAGAAGTGCAAGGTGATCCGGCGCGAAGGCGTTGTTCGCGTCATCTGCGCGAAGAACCCCAAGCACAAGCAACGGCAAGGATGA